ATTCAAAACGATACACAATGCCGAAATCACCAGCATGAAAATGGTAAAAATCGTTTTCTCGGTGGGCCTGGAAATGAAGCAGTCTACAGTGTTGGGACAGGGGTATTCACTGCACTTCACAAGTCGCAACATCTGGTAGCCCTCGTAGATCCAGTAGAACAAGTACATAAAGCTGGCTTCAAATAGCATCTTGAAGACAAGACTGACCAGGTAAGTCCGTAGGAGAGGGGCATcgatttttattttcagtttagcTGCATTCAGGTGAAAGATTTTGATGTTCTTCCTGCTCTTTTTCCTTTGGGAGACGTGCATGCCGATGAGTAAGGAGGGGACGGACACAAAGAGCAGCTGGAAGACCCACAGCCGGATGTGGGAGATGGGGAAGAAGCGGTCATAGCAGACGTTCCTGCAGCCGGGCTGTTGGGTGTTGCAGACAAAGTCGCTCTGCTCATCTCCCCAAACCGTCTCGGCCGCCACCACCAAGACCAACACACGGAAAACGAAAATCACCGAGAGCCACACCTTGCCCAGCGACGTGGAGTATTTGTTGACCCCATTTAGCAGAGAATGGAGGATATGCCATCCCATTGTAGTTCACTCTAGGATTAAACAGCATCAGTTACTTCACTGCCGCATGAAATAAAGAAGTGTCTTTACAAATcaaaaacaagtcctttggcccaactcatccacgttgaccaagatgcccttgtAACCTAgaaccacctgcccacatttggcccatttcccctgACCTATGCTTGTATCTGACCTAAAGCCTTGTACATATTTTgattcctcaactacctctgtggcagctcgttccatgcacacactaccctctgtgtgaagtgcCTGCTCCTAAAGTCTGTTTTAAATTATCTTTCCTCTCTCAATTTAAACTTTCTTGCCCATTTTCACGAAAATAAGACTGTCTTTGCTTCTGATTGCAAAAAAATATGAAATATGTTCTTTGCTGTAGAAAGTGATGGGTTTTTGGTGGAATCTAGGCAATCCTAACTAAGACTTTCATCATTCCCCTTGTGTGGAGGCCTTGAATTGTACATGCGTGTATCGGTGCAGGGTACtcataacgtcataagtgataggagcagtattaggccattcggcccatcaagtctgtaccaccattcaatcatggctgatctatctcttcctcctaaccccattctcctgcctccccccaccccataacccctgacacctgtactaatcatgaatctatctatctctgctttaaagaaATCCAATTACTTTTTTTGGCCTctacacccttctgtggcaacgaatcccacagatttaCCAGACCCACCAGATTTGTGCAATCAGATACAGTGCAAGACACTGACACTTCTGTGGGATGCCACCATTACATTCAAGAGACAAGTAAAAAGACATTTGCAGTGTAGTGGTACAGCTgtcagagccgctgcctcacagcgccagagtcccggctacgttgctgacctcaggtgctgtctgtgtggagtttgtatgttctccctgtgaccacgtgggtttcctcagagCGCCCCAGATTCCTGCCACATTAGAAaggcgagcaggtttgtaggttgatcgacCTCCGTCAATTGCCCCTGTCGtctatggagtggatgagaaaataggataacatCAAACTAATGTGAACATGTAATcaatggtcggcaaggactcggtgggccgaagggcctgatcccatgctgtatctctaaacaagatGTTTGATCTTGTAGCATTCAGCCTGATGCTTCCAACTTCAATGAATGACTCATGGTGATAAACCTTCTACATCAATgaaatgattaagaaggaactgctggaaaaatcgaaggtagacaaaaatgctggagaaactcaacggggtgaggcagcatctatggaacgaaggaataggtgactttccagtcgagacctttctacagAGAGTCTGCAGCCAATATACAAACTATTGTTATTGAAAACACCCTGAGAGTTCATAGTTTTACACTTTTGGAAGCCGTTAGAACCTCATAATGCAACAATTGCAGTTGATCATTTTTGTTTCCATTCATTCACAGACGTGGACAtgttttgagttactccagcacactgtgccttttcttgtaaaccagcatctgcagttccttttgtctatatttatattttatggtttcactgtgaaatctccagtcagagttctcctcctctccctgactggagatgtgtgatgCCCTCTCGTACAATCAGTCccaagaagagttccaacctgaaacatcacccatccatttgttccagggatgctgcctgacccattgagttacctgATATTGAAttcaatgggttttttttaacagcAACATGATAATTTTACGGTCAATAATACTCGTTTTTTATCACAAAGGTTCTACCCATATAATGGAAAGATTAGAAAAAGAGTAATTAGCAAATATCTCATGCCTTAAaccaaaaacaaattaaataaaccaaaaaaaaggCAGATGACCACTAACaatcaaataaaacaaatatttaagCATCTTCCATTTTTTAATATGGTAACAAAATAAGAAATAGGAGTGTCAGGAGAGCATCTGATGTTTTGCTCTTTGTTCATTGAGATCACACACCTGAGCACCATTTTCCTGTATTATCCTAATTAATATCCCAttaatatttaaaggtgtcaagtgCAGGAAAAAGCCAGTAATCCACTGCCTGGGGATTTAGATCAGACCCCGGTGCCTCACTGCCTTGTACTTGTAGAgaccgggaactgcagatgttagttgtGGAGAATAAAGTCCATTGAAGGTCAATTTAACTGAGTTTGATGAAGGATCCcgccctaaaacgtcacctatccatgttctccacagatgttgcctgacccgctgagttactccagcactgtgtgaaacgtcacctatccatgttctccacagatgctgcctgacccgctgagttactccagcactctgtgaaacgtcacctatccatgttctccacagatgcttcctgacccgctgagttaccataaCACTCTAATTCTTCCTTCGCTGCCTTCCCCATTCACTGGAGACCCAGCACCacatctccctccccactcaccaACGTTCTGGTTCCTGCACTCCCTTTACACTCACTGTGACCCAGACATCCAATAGTCCAGAAACTCTACAAGTTCGTCACCACCAGTCCCAAGTCTATCTTCCCTAAACGCCACAGTTTTGGGCTAAACATCTTTCAACattttgtgctggagtaacacagcgggtcaggcagcatctcttgagggaTTGGATAGACGACTTTTCACGATGTTTCTTCTAAAGAGTGCCGGTCCAAAATGTtcattccttcacagatgctgcctgacccacaattCCTCGAGCACTCAGCATTttactcaacattccagcatctacagttccttgtgtctccacctttCAACAGTTTCTTTCACAATCTCCACGCCCTTGCTTTGATTGATGTCACAAAGGGCTCTGTTTCTCAGCCGTCATTGTTGCTCCAAGCTGTAAAACCATTCTACATTCATTCCTGCATCACGCATCCTCAAAAATGATTCATTGCTCTCCTTTGCTGACTCATGTTCTTCCAACGTCATGAAATGATGGAATTCTTTGAATCCCTCAGTTATTCCTTTCTCCTATATTCGCTTTTTTAAAAACAAGCAAACCTGCAGTCTCATTTTGTGAAGACATCTCAGTCTCATGAAACACAGTAGTGTGTTGGCTTCCTCCCAAGGAGACTATGTCACTATTTGTGCTCCAATTACTCCTTTTACTCCTTCTCCTCATTGAGATCATTTACCATAGACCATTAAATGTGCAACacgtcacctccagattcagggacagtttcttcccagctgtcaccaggcaactcaaccatcccatcaccaactagacagtggtcctgacctaccatcaacctcattggagaacctcgaACCCTATATTTAATCCGaccttttcttgcactaaacgttattccatttatcctgtatctgtacacagtggggcggtttgattgtaattatgtatagtctttttgcaaactggatagcacacaccaAAACATTGTCATTgttcctcagtacaggtgacaataattaaCTCAGCTTCTCACTAAAATAACATTCTCCTTAATTCCTTATAGAAaataagtaggccattcgagccaacaccaccattcaatgtgatcatggctgaccatccacaatcagtaccccattcctgccttctctccatatccctaacCCTAAgaactctacctaactctcttttgaatgcatccagtgaatcggccaccactgccttctgaggcagagattcacaactctctggatcttTGTGAACATTAAGTAGGACCCACTTTCCCAATGACTATGCTTTCAGAGTCATCAATACCTCAATCAGTCTTttatttaaagatagacacaaagcgctggagtaactcagcgggtcaggcagcatctctggaggaaaaggataggtgatgttttgtgtcgagacccttcttcagtctgaaagtagaggggggagagtgcagaggcGGAGGCAAAAAAATGGTAAAagcagggttccgacccgaaacatcacctatcctatttctccagagatgctgcctgacctactgggtaactccagcacgttgtgtctatctttggtataaagtttAGCCTTTAGCCTTTTATCTACACTGATTGTTCAATGTTTTCCAATAATTATAACATCTCAGTTATGGCATCTTGTGATTTGTTTTAAAAAGATTAAAAATGACAGTGGAGAAATATCTCCTTTTGTAATCAGATGAGCATTTGAGTACACAAAGGCCAGTCCAccgcttgaaacatagaaacatagaaagtaggtgcaggagtaggccattcggcccttcgagcctgcaccgccattcaatatgatcatggctgatcatccaactcagtatcccgtacctgccttctctccataaacccctgatccccttagccacaagggccacatctaactccctcttaaatatagccaatgaactggcctcaactaccctctgtggcagagttccagagattcaccactctctgtgtgaaaaaagttcttctcatctcggttttaaaggatttcccccttatccttaagctgtgaccccttgtcctggacttcaagagtcaagtgtcaaATTTGTCCTGAgacggaacaatgaaatgcttacttgccTTTTCCATCActtaataaaatcatggctgagaTAAGATCATAAACTCAACTCTACATTCCCAACTGTTTGAATAAATTTTCACTCCTTTACTTGTCAAGAATGTGTTTGCCGCTgtcttaaaaaatattcaaagccTCTATTTGCAACATTCTTTAAGAGAAAGAGATCCAAGACTCACAACATTCTCTTTGTCTGTAGTGAAAGGGCAATCCTTGTTCTTGATTCTTTCACAAGAAGCCATGTCTGCTCCACAATCATCCTGTCGTGATCGTCAGGATTTTAAACGTTTCAATTCCACTCTCACTCTTCAAATCCACAGTGGATACAAACACATACTGTCAAGTCTTTCCTCATTAGACAACCCACCCATCCCATACAGTcatcccctgactgtctgaagacgggtctcgacccgaaacatcacctattctttttcttcagagatgctgtctgacccgctgagttactccagcttttcgtgtctgtcTAATGTACCTTACCTGACTGTAGGTAATTCTTCTCCACCAATCAATTAACACCTTATATATTTTTAACTGTAAACATCGGAAATATGATCTTGGCTTACCTTGGATAAAACGAGGAATTATTTTTCGTATCTCATACAGCATTAGGAGAAGTCTGACGGGAATCTCCTCGGTTGATATCCAGCCTAGACGGCTTTGCTCATTGTTTGATAACCAGGAATAGAATCAGATGGAAATAAACACCTGAAGCTTAAGTTAAAAAAATGAAGAATGTGGATGGACCTGCTGCAGAGAATGACGTTCAAAACATCTATAATACGTCCCGTAGGGATTATATAAAAGTAAACAATCACTTAATGACCGGGGTTAAGGAAAGAGTGATCACCTCGCGCGCCGgtgtccaccaccacgcacaagaagcgcagacGGGCAAGATGCCATTGTAGGAAGTgttttcagctctggctgaacaatttctaatcttgtgatgtggactcgataagaagaagaagaagacttatTGACTTAGTTGTAGCTAAGTCATACAAATTCTAAGTCATAGCTTAGAAGGGCTGAAcatgaatacgaaactaacagagcAGCAATGCTTGGGacttgatccattcttcctccatatgtgcccgtcatggcctaatccaatgcaaagtccttcacaaagtccactacacaaatgcaagattatctagaatttaccccgctgttagggacacctgcaacagatgtaatcaatctcctgccaaccatagccatatgttttggtcttgccctaagctagcagccttttggaggagtgctttcgacttgataagcagagcctacggccagactattcctccaaacccactgtcagccattttcggttcCCCTCCCAagaccaacctctctgttgcggtgaaacgggtcctagcttttacaaccttgttaacCCGGagactggaggctcacctgtcccccgacacacacccgctggattaaggaggtgctttacaatttaaagcttgaaaaacctaggttctctctcaaaggctctaccaagacattcctagatacatggaaccctttcttggaacttgttaactctctcaacttgtccccggactcggaagaggactgagtgctctccaccattgttctgctctacttcagctgctctccccttaaccaccacccccctccccacacttatttatttaattacttacttatttactgctaTTAGTGGCCccctctttttttcttctttttttttttagtactttttgtttcgtttatcttaccatatttgtgtggatgtgtatgtatgtgagtgttgtttgtccccgtttggttccgacctgattcggcaTTGTTTTAGTGTAGAATGGTGGGTGGGATTGGTGTCATGAGATATTTCTTAACACCTTTAAGAGTGGCATAGAATCACAAACTATAACACAACCTGTTGATTGGAGAgcgtttttaattaatttacaatttacaggtatcagtggcaaatgggactagcccagtcaACTTGTTTGGCTTggataaggtgggccgaaggccgtttccgtgctgtacagctgtATAATTTCATGAGTCTAAAGGCAAAGCCAGTATTAATGCTTCTTCCACGTTGGCTTTGAGAAGAGATGGTGCACTGTCTTCATGCAAGCAGTAGTTCTATTGGTAAAGGTGCTCCTGAATGCAGtctgggagggagttccagggtTTAGAACGATGCAGGATTGGTGTAACTTGTTGTCCCATGCACCTGCTGTCTCTGCCCTTTGTGATGGTTGAGGTGGCATGGGAGGTAAGGAACTGCAGTGACCATCTCTTGTACATCAATGGTGGCGGGAGATAACGTTGATGAGTGTTGGTCAAGTGGGTGGCATCTAGTGTTGgtgctgcactcatccaggcaagtggacaaCATTCCATCACACTCAACACATGTGCAATGTTAATGATGCTAGAAAATGAGTCACTCGCTGCAACATATCGGCCTCGGACTTGCTCGTAGTCACAGTATTTATGTGGCAGATCCAGTCCAGATACTATCTAGGTAGTTCCATTCTCTCCTGTTGGAGATGATCagtttgttgattagtacggggtgtcagaggttatggggagaaggcaggagaatggggttaggagggagagatagatcagccatgattgaatgatggagtagacttaatgggccaaatggcttaattctgctcctatcatatatCTGTTTATGATATTTTAGATCATCTGACACCTTTGTGATGCAAATATTACACGCCACCTTTCATGTCCTCCCACgtgtggctaaagtgcacattgtcagattttaataaaggcaatttttatacattttggtttcaccatggtgGCACAATTTGCAGAGGGGTGGAACTTCTCGATTGTGTTATTTGTTGCCATCTGCTGTGGCTACTGCACATCAGCGACAGTGGGAGATAATATTGACCAGTGTCCAAGGGGCTGCTTTGTTTCGTTGGCACCCAGCGTCTTGAGACTTGCTGGTGCTGCACTCACCTTTACTATTGTGGAACGTACTGTAGTTTAATGCAAAGAAACTCTATTCTAGTAAGCTTTTATTCCACGTACACACGGCTGAGACAGTCTAGTTTTTTGTTGTAAGGGTTTACAGAAACAGGCGGCAAAGTGCAGCTGAGGCACAAGTCAAAATCAATCATGATGCTGCAGAAGGTTCAGTATGTGGAGCTAAGTTGTCCATTGTTACTCttatcaaggtagacaaaaatgctggagaaactcagcgggtgaggcagcatctatggagcgaaggaataggcgactcgGGTTTTTTTTTCAGAAATAAATAAGTGCACAAATAATTGAAGTGCAAAATATACAAACTAAATCCTACTGAAAGCAGCGGTGAGCGGATAATGTGTGCACAGTGCAAGGATACAAATAataatagatagaaacatagaaattaggtgcaggagtaggccattcggcccttcgagcccgcaccgccattcaatatgatcatggctgatcatccaactcagtatcccgtacctgccttctctccataccccctgatccccttagccacatctaactccctcttaaatatagccaatgaactggcctcaactaccctctgtggcagagagttccagagattcaccactctgtgtgtgaaaaaagttcttctcatctcggttttaaaggatttcccctttatccttaagctgtgaccccttgtcctggacttccccaacatcgggaacaatcttcctgcatctagcctgtccaaccccttaagaattttgtaagtttctataagatcccctctcaatctcctaaattctagagagtataaaccaagtctatccagtctttcttcataagacagtcctgacatcccaggaatcagtctggtgaaccgtctctgcactccctctatggcaataatgtccttcctcagatttggagaccaaaactgtacgcaatactccaggtgtggtctcaccaagaccctgtacaactgcagtagaacctccctgctcctatactcaaatccttttgcaatgaaagctaacataccattcgctttctttactgcctgccgcacctgcatgcctaccttcaatgactggtgtaccatgacacccaggtctcgctgcatctccccctttcccaatcggccaccatttagataatagtctgctttcccgtttttgccaccaaaatggataacctcacatttatccacattatactgcatctgccaaacatttgcccactcaccccagcctatccaagtcaccttgcagtctcctagcatcctcctcacagctaacactgccccccagcttagtgtcatccgcaaacttggagatattgccttcaattccctcagctGAGATCAGCACACGTGATGCTCCAAATTGCTCCGATGCCATTCAAATATGCACTAAAATAAGACCTGTACAACTTGTTAAACAAGAAAATAGCACAGGTTACATGTGCCGAGTCAAAGTACTTCCAAAATATTTTCTAAATActtctaaaataaaaatattttctcatctgcACAACAGAAAATACTTTATCATCGACAACTTTCCGCAGCTTCAGATACGGAGCCTTTTCCATTTTGGCAGAGATGTTTTTTGTAAATACTGTACTAATAACCAGGGCAAAGAATCTGGATGTAAAATAACTAAACCTGACCCAAACACCGCCGAATAAATCAGCTTCCACAGAAAACGTGACTGCGTGAAGTATTGGAGGTATTCATGGAATGAATGCTGTTGTAATTGTAAGGCATCAtttgatttaaagatacagcattgaaaaaggcccttctacccatcgagtctacgttgaccatcgatcacccgttcacaccagttttatgtcatcccactttctcatctattccctacacactcggggcaattagctacaaacctgcacgtctttgggatgtgggagaagacTAGAGcaccagacagacacacacacacagtcacagggagaacgtgcaaactccacacaggaagTAACCACagacagggtctctggcactgtgaggcagcaactctaccactgtgcccaaAACTGGCAATATCATTGAAGAAAAATGGGGTTTGAAGAGGAAAACCACCTGCCAGCAAAATACACAGTGAATTGTGTAGCAGCGATCCCTTCCTTCCCATTTGCTTCTTCTTGTGTGTGGGGCGCAGGTCAACTTGTACTATttggtctatttgtttgtgcacgtcgggttgattgcattagtcgaaacagggtagaccacgtgaaggttgcaatctcccgcccctcACACATGCTTGTGAGACCTGGACTCAAGGTACTGGCAGACACCATCACTGCTTCTCTGCAGAATCCTCCAGATGCACTGGAAGAATAAGCAAACTAACATCAATGTCCagagtcaacataatcaaaaacaCAATCAGGATGGAAACACTAAGCAGGTCAGGGACCAttatgtgaaaagagaaacagataaGTGTTTCCAATCCTGAGCCCAAGGTCAAGGGTGGGAAAGAAACAAAAACAAGTTCGATTTCCGGAGGAGACAACATGAAGATTGCACTGAGCACAGGAGCTCCCCAAAGGGTGACCCAGTgcttcagctggtagagctgccccCCCTCttattcgatcctgacttcgggtgctgtctgtgtggagtttgcacattccccatgtgaccacgtgggcttcctctggTGCTTcaatttccccccacatccccaacacgcttgccgaagggcctgtttccatgctgtatctctgaacccaAGACTCTCAAAGCAGCCACCCAATCTGCATTAGTTGTCTCCAGTGTAGAGGAGATCTCACTTGGAAGAAGCAAGAGAATTGTTCTTTCACTTGGAAGGATTGTTTGATCccctggatggtgggaagggaagagatgAAAGGCTAGCTGTGGCATCTCCTGCTTTAGAAAAAGCTTTAAGATGGAGAATGTTTGATGGGGGTGGAACTGATCAGAGTCGTTTGAAAGGAGTGTTCTCTGGGAAATGTTGACATTGTGTTTGGTGGTGAAATTTTTTTAGGTGCCTGCAGAAATTGCAAAGGATGATCTGTTGAATGTTTAGGGTGCTGAGGTGTAAGGTAAAGACCAGAGGAACTCtgttggagaaacaaagaactgcacctgctggtttacaaaaaaaatgataaagtgctgaagtaacaccacgtttcaggcagcatctctggagaacgtggataggtaacgttttgtggcgggaaccttcttcagtccagcaactgcagttatttgtttctacatttcagaGTCTGAACAACGGtgcggacccaaaacatcacccatccttgttctccatagatgctgcctgatccgctgttactcaagcactttgtgtctcttcagGTAGAACTCTATTCTTGCTCTGTCCATAAGGAATATCTGGTCAAGAGCCCCATCCACCATGTAAAGGAGAAGCCATGATTCAATTGTTCAGTGGTTCAATGGAgctttatttttgcatatttacaaatGCGTGCAccaccatgttttggcgccattcccAAAGTCCGGTCCACCCGCACTCTTGGTCCACAGGTGCAGTacctgatccaggtaagccccaggctcctgcagggccttcCTCCGTTGCCTTCGATTAGATCGGCCCGTGAACCGACGCTACTTGAAGTTGGGAAGTCAAATACTTTAAGTACGTTTGAATACTTTATGCTTATTCACATGCCACTGCTCTTTGAATTTCTGCCTCAGGAGATGACTCCTGAAAAAACAACTTAATTTTAAATAGTGCCTTGGCATGGGAGATTGTCACATGGTATGACACATGATGTGATCACAAAGATCAGCAGCCAAGCCAAAGGGAGGGTGACTGAGAACAGACAGAGGTTTCATACGACTCTCACCTGTCAACTCACGATCAGGCACAAGGCTTTCCTCATGACCATTTATGCTCTGTAAATGTTTGCTGTGTTTCCACTCACATGCTCCAATGCAGTCAGAGACCTGCAGCAAGAATGCATAACTCGTAGTGAACCAAAACAGACAAAATGGTTGGCTAAAATTTCACTCGCAGGGAATATTTTAAAGGTATATTTTATTCatgtttatatttatttcatttcTCTCGTTCTGGgttaaggtttattattgtcatatgaccaaatgtatagtgaaaagctttgtattgcTTGCTATCCACGCAGATCAGATTATACTATCCATAATTACCATAGTCAAACCCAcatgactgggcgatcgtttcgctgaataccttCGCTCAGTGACTGGGCGATCGTgacgctgaacacctttgctcagcccgcctggacctacctgaactcacgattgccaaacactttaattccccttccaattcccataGTGACTTTTCTgtccaaggcctcctccattgtcagagtgaggctacttggaggaacagcatctcatatttcacttgggcagcttacaacccagtggtatgaatattgatttctctaacttcaagtaacccttgcattccatctccatccctcccccacccaagcttctcgttttcacctagcaaacagctaacaatgtcctgtttcctttatcatcacttttttttgcatatcttcctatatctctctacatcactgtctatatctctcattttcctttcccccgactagcctgaagaagggtctcaacccaaaatgtcacccattccttctctccagagatgctgcctgtcccgtcttAATCCATGGATCATATCTGCATTTTGTTTACATAACCCTCTGTCATGTATCTGAGAATGAAAAACACTGGGAGCATTATTTTGCTTCAATGCAAATTATATTAGAACCTTTGTGTCCAGTGCTTTAGTGTTATAAATATTTTAGCTGATGATCAGCAAAATGTGATCTCACCCTTAGTGAAAAGTGTTTTTAAAGTTTCCTTGCTATGTTACTTTATTGT
This DNA window, taken from Leucoraja erinacea ecotype New England chromosome 26, Leri_hhj_1, whole genome shotgun sequence, encodes the following:
- the LOC129709949 gene encoding gap junction beta-2 protein-like, translated to MGWHILHSLLNGVNKYSTSLGKVWLSVIFVFRVLVLVVAAETVWGDEQSDFVCNTQQPGCRNVCYDRFFPISHIRLWVFQLLFVSVPSLLIGMHVSQRKKSRKNIKIFHLNAAKLKIKIDAPLLRTYLVSLVFKMLFEASFMYLFYWIYEGYQMLRLVKCSEYPCPNTVDCFISRPTEKTIFTIFMLVISALCIVLNVAELCFLIIRYCFVHWKQSMFSAAENNARDRRLTAITSADKTTADTDIDQDSHSEHSSVC